A section of the Castanea sativa cultivar Marrone di Chiusa Pesio chromosome 12, ASM4071231v1 genome encodes:
- the LOC142618884 gene encoding uncharacterized protein LOC142618884 — protein MARNEEKAQSMLNRFIALKAEEKKKPKERRPFLASECRDLAEADRWRQQIMREIGRKVAEIQNEGLGEHRLRDLNDEINKLIREKSHWERRIVELGGPNYAKHAPKMMDLEGNIVDVPNPSGRGPGYRYFGAAKKLPGVRELFEKPPELRKRRTRYDIYKRIDASYYGYRDDEDGVLERVEGPSEEKMRAEALEEWRRVEEVRREAKKAVKSGEVVSVVKEVLFEGMEEEVEEEEKRKREKLEKEEMEREGRREFVVHVPLPDDKEIERMVLEKKKIELLSKYVSDGLLEEQTEAKAMLNIQR, from the coding sequence ATGGCTCGCAATGAGGAGAAAGCGCAGTCAATGCTAAACAGATTCATTGCGCTCAAAgctgaagagaaaaagaaaccaaaagagCGTCGTCCCTTCCTTGCCTCTGAATGTCGTGACCTTGCCGAGGCCGATAGGTGGCGCCAGCAAATCATGCGCGAGATTGGCCGCAAAGTTGCTGAAATCCAAAATGAAGGGCTTGGAGAGCACCGCCTCCGTGACCTCAATGACGAGATCAATAAACTCATCCGGGAAAAATCCCATTGGGAACGACGCATTGTTGAGCTTGGTGGGCCTAATTATGCCAAACATGCCCCTAAAATGATGGACCTAGAAGGAAACATAGTGGATGTTCCTAACCCTAGTGGGCGTGGGCCAGGATACCGATACTTTGGTGCTGCAAAGAAGTTGCCAGGAGTGAGAGAGCTGTTTGAGAAGCCTCCGGAATTACGAAAAAGGAGGACTCGATATgatatatataagaggattgATGCGAGTTATTATGGGTATAGGGATGACGAGGATGGGGTTCTGGAGAGGGTGGAGGGGCCCAGTGAGGAGAAGATGAGGGCCGAGGCACTGGAGGAGTGGAGGAGAGTGGAGGAGGTGAGGAGGGAGGCAAAGAAGGCAGTAAAGAGTGGGGAGGTGGTGAGTGTGGTGAAGGAGGTGTTGTTTGAGGGGATGGAGGAGGaagtggaggaggaggagaagaggAAAAGGGAGAAGCTGGAGAAGGAGGAGATGGAAAGGGAGGGGAGGAGGGAGTTTGTGGTTCATGTGCCATTGCCGGATGACAAGGAAATAGAGAGGATGGTGttggagaaaaagaagattGAGCTGTTGAGTAAGTATGTGAGTGATGGTTTGTTGGAGGAGCAGACTGAGGCTAAGGCGATGCTTAATATTCAGCGGTAG
- the LOC142619323 gene encoding large ribosomal subunit protein uL13w-like, translating to MVSGSGICSKRVVVDGRNHMLGRLASIVAKEVLNGQKVVVVRCEEICMSGGLVRQKMKYMRFLRKRMNTKPSHGPIHFRAPAKILWRTVRGMIPHKTKRGAAALARLKAYEGIPPPYDKTKKMVIPDALKVLRLQKGHKYCLLGRLSSEVGWNHYNTIRELEEKRKERAQVTYERKKQLTKLRVKAEKAAEEKLGPQSDILAMVKY from the exons atggTGTCAGGGTCGGGTATATGCTCAAAGAGAGTGGTTGTGGACGGAAGGAACCACATGCTGGGTCGACTCGCATCGATCGTAGCAAAAGAGGTGTTAAACGGTCAGAAAGTGGTAGTGGTTAGATGTGAAGAGATATGTATGTCAGGAGGACTGGTGCGGCAGAAGATGAAGTATATGAGATTCCTCCGAAAGCGCATGAACACAAAGCCATCTCACGGTCCCATCCACTTCCGGGCACCGGCGAAGATACTGTGGCGCACAGTCCGCGGCATGATCCCTCATAAGACCAAGCGCGGTGCCGCTGCTCTCGCTCGCCTTAAGGCTTACGAGGGCATTCCTCCTCCTTATGACAAGACCAAGAAGATGGTTATTCCAGACGCTTTAAA ggTGCTGAGGCTTCAGAAGGGACACAAGTACTGCTTGTTGGGTCGCCTTTCTTCCGAGGTTGGATGGAACCACTACAACACTATCAGg GAGCTGGaggagaagagaaaagagagagctCAGGTAACATATGAGAGGAAGAAGCAGCTGACCAAACTTAGAGTGAAGGCTGAGAAGGCTGCAGAGGAGAAACTTGGTCCTCAATCTGACATCCTTGCTATGGTTAAGTACTGA
- the LOC142620842 gene encoding uncharacterized protein LOC142620842 — protein sequence MARIDNPSIGFLEEDARLLHHPHNDALVVSIRARDYNMHRVLVDNGSSANILYYPAFQQMGISRKRLVPTNAPLVGFGGTRVYPLGVITISVTVGDYPQWITKDVVFIVVTCSSAYNAILGRPTLNAWKAVTSTYHLMVKFPTEYGVGELRGNQVAARECYVAMMEIDDHLPTMNIEKQRTVAEPVEELEEVPLDDSRPERTTRIGTLASPSIQQALATFLKENKDMFAWSHEDMPGIDLSIIVHRLNVSPSFPPIR from the coding sequence ATGGCACGAATTGATAACCCTAGCATTGGGTTTTTAGAAGAGGATGCACGActccttcaccacccccataaCGACGCACTTGTCGTCAGCATACGGGCTAGAGACTACAAtatgcatcgagttttggttGACAACGGGAGCTCGGCTAATATCCTCTATtaccccgcgttccagcaaatggggattaGTAGAAAACGATTGGTTCCAACAAATGCACCACTCGTTGGCTTCGGAGGGACAAGGGTCTACCCTCTAGGCGTCATCACGATATCTGTGACGGTAGGAGATTACCCCCAGTGGATCACTAAGGATGTGGTTTTTATTGTGGTCACCTGCTCATCTGCCTACAACGCTATCCTCGGACGACCTACTCTCAATGCGTGGAAGGCTGTAACCTCGACCTACCATTTGATGGTCAAGTTCCCTACCGAATATGGAGTTGGTGAGCTGCGTGGAAATCAGGTAGCCGCGCGAGAatgctacgtggccatgatggagatagACGACCACCTGCCAACAATGAATATCGAGAAGCAGCGAACGGTAGCAGAACCAGTGGAAGAATTAGAAGAAGTACCCCTCGACGACTCTAGACCTGAACGGACCACAAGGATCGGAACTTTAGCCAGCCCGTCGATACAGCAAGCGCTCGCGACgttcttaaaagaaaataaggacaTGTTTGCCTGGAGTCAcgaagacatgccaggaattGACCTATCAATCATAGTCCACAGGTTGAATGTGTCACCTTCATTCCCCCCCATCCGATAG
- the LOC142620843 gene encoding uncharacterized protein LOC142620843 codes for MKLNPSKCVFGVIVGKFLGFMVFQRGIEVNLEKVKVIMELAPPRTMKKVQSLNGKIAALNRFVLRATDKCLPFFRTLRKSFEWTNKCQKAFEDLKAYLSSLPLLSPSKPGEELFLYLAVSPAAVSAALIREEDKDQGAKEAPMWSIYTDGSSNKHAGGVGVVLHTLEGDKIECVVRLDFSITNNKAKYEALIAGLDLTLAAGAKSVVVYSDSQVVTSQVNRIYECKDEEEVSSEHCWMTPIAAYLKEGKLPDDKEAARKLKGLDIMGPFPTAVRQLKFLVVGIDYFTKWVEAKALATIMEKKIRSFVWRNIICRYGIPRVLVSDNGNQFDNDAFRDFCSQLGIKTTTRHPPTRRPMDRTTTRTPTGGTSFRLAYGSEAVIPAEVGLTSFRVGNYDESKNDEAMRL; via the exons atgaaacttaatccaagcaaatgcgTGTTTGGAGTAATCgtaggaaaattcttgggatttatggtttTCCAAAGAGGTATTGAGGTCAACCTCGAGAAGGTGAAGGTAATCATGGAGTTGGCTCCACCAAGAACGATGAAGAAGGTACAAAGCTTGAATGGCAAGATAGCAGCCCTGAATAGGTTTGTATTAAGGGCGACAGACAAATGTCTCCCTTTCTTTCGAACGTTGAGGAAATCGTTTGAGTGGACAAACAAATGCCAAAAGGCGTTTGAAGATTTAAAGGCGTATCTCTCATCTCTGCCATTACTCAGCCCATCCAAACCGGGGGAAGAATTGTTTCTATACCTAGCTGTCTCCCCAGCGGCAGTCAGTGcggctctcattagagaagaagataag GACCAGGGGGCAAAAGAAGCTCCCATGTGGAGCATTTACACAGACGGATCCTCAAACAAACATGCAGGTGGAGTCGGCGTAGTACTCCACACGCTAGAAGGAGACAAGATCGAGTGTGTGGTCCGTCTGGACTTCTCTATAACCAACAACAAAGCGAAATACGAAGCCTTAATAGCAGGACTGGACCTTACACTAGCTGCAGGAGCTAAGAGTGTGGTTGTATACTCCGATTCTCAAGTCGTGACCAGTCAGGTTAATAGAATCTACGAGTGCAAGGATGAAGAG GAGGTAAGTAGTGAGCACTGTTGGATGACTCCAATAGCCGCATATCTAAAAGAAGGCAAACTGCCAGATGACAAAGAGGCCGCaagaaagttgaag ggattagacatcatgggcccGTTCCCAACAGCGGTAAGGCAGTTGAAGTTCTTAGTAGTTGGcattgactacttcactaaatgggtggaagcgAAGGCTTTGGCCACTATCATGGAGAAGAAAATCCGAagttttgtgtggaggaatatTATTTGCAGGTATGGTATTCCGAGGGTGCTAGTTTCAGACAACGGAAATCAATTCGACAACGACGCATTCAGAGATTTTTGTTCCCAGCTAGGAATCAAAACcactactcgtcacccgcccACCCGCAGGCCAATGGACAG GACAACAACAAGAACACCGACAGGGGGAACATCGTTTCGATTGGCATATGGTAGTGAGGCcgtcataccggcagaagtggggCTAACAAGCTTCCGAGTTGGGAACTACGACGAGAGCAAGAATGATGAAGCTATGCGTTTGTAA